The window CGCGCCATCGCCACCGCGATGACGGTCACTCCGATACTCGTTCTCTCCGGCGTCGGCGTCGCACACGCCTACCACGACCCCTATCCCGGCGACTCCAAAGCGACCTGCCAGTCCGTCGGCGGCCGGGAACGCATCAAGGTGACCGTCAACGGGAGACCTGGCGGCTACTACATCATGGGAACGAACCCCGCCGGCGCCCACTTCCACCTGGGCAACATCACCGTGGGAGCGTCCGGCTCGGGCTCCGCGGTCTTCACCGGCCACAGCGCCGGCAGCTACGGCGTCGAAGCCTTCGAGAACGCCCTCGGCAGCGGCGGCCGCGCCCCCGGCTGCATCGGCTCGGTCACGGTGTCGGCGGCAAACCCGCTCCTGGACGCCGTCGACTCCGCCCTGGCCGGAGCCGGCAGCAGCGCGCTGGTCACCGACCCGACCCGGCGCTGACCCCCGCCGTCCCGAGCAACTCGACCCACCGCCGCAACACCAACTCGGTGTACTGCTCGGCGGCGATGTCATACGCCCCGAGCGCATACCCATCATTGACTTCGACCAGAGCCGTCGCACCGCTGGCCAGGACCCCGAAGTCGATGCCGTATGCGCTCGGTGCGGTCCCGGAGTGGTCGTACGCCGCGACCGCGGACCGCACCACGTCCATGTCCAACAACGCCGATCCGGCATAGCGGTCCACGGCGACGACTCCGCCGCCGATCACGTAGACGCGGTATTCCGCGACCCACTCGACCACCTCCGAGCACCACACCCGCTGCCGCCGGCCGACTCTTCCCAACGCGGCGAAGTCGCGTTCGGAGTAACACACGGCTCCGGTGAAGCCTTTGCGCCGCTCCGCCGGTTTGACGAAAACCGGTGGAGCCGAACCGGTCTCCATCACCCGCTCGATCTCGCCCAACGTCGAGGTCCACACCCGCCGCCGGAGAAACTCGCGCAGGCTCTCCGGATAATCATCGGGTTCCGGCACGGGAATTCCGAGTTGCCGCATGGCCCCATGCATCGCATCCATGTCACCGGCGATGAACGTGTCCGGCCCCAGCGGCAACTGCCTGCGATGGATTCGCTTGATGCTGTAGTACCGCACCGGCGCAATCCTTCGTCGAGCAGTTTCTCCTCGTGCCGCATCGGGCCCGATCCGGCGTATTGGAGGAACGCGGTGGTGATCATCCCCGCAATTTTGCACCACCGGATTCCGTTGCTCACCGGCCGATTTCGTCCGCGTCGCGCGGCTCGAGGATCACGATCGGTATCTTGCGGCTGCCCGCGTTGCGCTGGAAGAATTCATAACCCGGATAGAAGGCAAGACATTTCAGCCACAAGCTGTGTCGCTCCGCATCCGTCGCGACTCGCGCCCGTACCCGGCGCACCTCCGAGCCGATCTGAATTGTGGTGTCCGGGTGTGCCTTCAGGTTGTGAAACCAGGCCGGATGAGTCGGCTGCCCGCCCTTCGAGGCCACCACGGCAACGAATTCACCCTCGTCGTGGTACATCAGCGGAGAGGTCCGCTGGATTCCGCTCTTGGCGCCGATGTGATCGAGGAGCAGGATGCGAGCCGGTGGCCACCCCGGGAGGTGGCCACCGATTCTCCCGTTTGATCGCCGATAGCCGGCCACATGCCACTTCGTCGAACGTCGCCCCAGGTAGACCCCGTGTTTGTTGGCAAATTGCGAACTCGACATCGCCAGCCTCGCCAATAACGACGGGCGTGACCGCTGCCCTGCCTCAATCTCGCCGTCACCGTCTGCACTGGGCATCATGAACACCTCCGTTATCGAACTACTACAGTCGATAGTAGTGCGAATCTTACGAATCACCGCGAGCGCGAAGCTACTTCGGTTGTCGGACCTATTGACTACCGTCTACGACCATGGCATTAGGTTGGAAGCTCATCATCGATAGCGGGAACGCACCCGTCCTCGCCGACTTCTGGGCCGCCGCGCTCGAATACGAGGTCGAAGACCCGAGCGCCCTGATCGAGCAGCTACTCGCGGCCGGTCAGCTGCCCGAGGCGGCCGTCATCGAGCACAACGGCCGCAAGAATTTCCGGGGGCTCGCCGCGGTCCGCCACCCCGAGGACCCATTCGACGAGACCAGCGGCGTGGGTCACGGCAGGCGGCTGCTGTTCCAGGACGTGCCCGAACGCAAGACCGTCAAGAATCGCCTGCACATCGACATCCACAGCGGCCCGGGCGGACGCGACGAGCTCGTGGCCAAGCTGGAAGGCCTGGGCGCGACCCGTGTCGAGGAGGTCGACCAGGGTCCCGCCGGGCACTGGTGGGTCATGCGGGATCCGGAAGGCAACGAATTCTGCGTCGCGTAAATCCTGGCTAGGCACTGACCGGCGCAAGCAGCGGCAACGCTTCGAGTGCCGCACCGAGGTCGCGCACTGCCGCGGGATCGGTCAGCGACAAGCCGGTCAGTTCCTCGATGCGCCGCAGCCGGTAACGGACGGAGTTCGCGTGCAGGTACAGGCGTGCGCCGGTCGCGGCGGCGGAACCGCCTGCACTGAACCAGGTTTCGAGCGTTTCCAGAAGTCTGGTTCGCTCCTCGTAGGGCAGCGCGAGTACCGGGCCGAGCCGGACGCGAACCATGCGTTCGGCTTCAGCGGGTGCCGCCGCGACGAGCATCGCGAGCGGGTTGTCGTCGAAACGGGCGACGCCGGTCGGTCGGGTGCCGAGCCCGCGCAGCGCGAGGCGGGCGAAATGCAGGGCTTGCGGCGTCTCGGTAAGCGCGTCGTAGTGCGGGCTCACCCCGACTCGGGTTCGATGTTTGCGAAGTGCGCCGAGCGCCAAGGCATCTCGCGCCTCCGGTAGCGACAGCACGCCGATCTGCTGGTCCGGCAGTAGTCGCCAGGCGGAGGTGATCTGCGCGCTGCGCAGCGCCGACTCGATGCCGGGTAGTGCCTCGCGACCCGCGGCGGGAACGTCGGCGGCCACCACCACATAGCGGCCATTAGGTGGCAGGCCGAGAATCCGGGTGGCCTCCCCGAGCGTGGCGGGGTCGGCGATGACGCCGGTGAACAACGCTTCCACCAGCACCGAGCGTTCGTGCTCGCGCTGCAGCATCAGTTCCGAGCTCATCTCCCGATAGGCCGCCGCGACGGCGACGGCGTACTCCCCCGACAGCGCCCACACCTCCGCGGCCAGGTCGACCAGCATCGCGTCGGTGACCGCCGGATGGCGGCGGGCTTCGGTGACCAGTTCCGACCACAGGTATTCGAACCCGATCTGGAAGGCGTGCAAGGTTTCCGCCAGCGGCACGCCCTGTTGCGCGCGCAGTCGCCCGGTTTCCCGGGCCGATTCGGGATCCGACGGCACCGCCGAAGTGAACTGCCGCACCATCAGGGTGAGGTTGCGGGCGCAGGAGACGCGGATCGACTCGAACGGCACCTGGGTCTCGTTGCGGTAGGTGTCGAGTTCGACGAGGAACCGCCGGGCCAAGTGCAAAGCCAGGCTGTCGATGCGCTCCAGCAGCACCGTACTGATCACCGCCGGCAGCGTTGTTTTCGACATCTCCGCAGCTTACAGCCGGTGCAATTGTCCGCGGGGACAACGGGTTAGCGGTGATGCTGTGCGCGCGGCCATGGGATCGGCGTCACAGCGGTGTGACGATTCTGCCGTGCCTTCCCTGACCGTGAACCTGCTCCAATCCGCGCTGCACTATCCCGACCGCCCGGTCCTGCGCTTCGGCACGACGGTGCTGACCTACGCCGAACTCGAGGAGCGCACTGCCCGGGTGGCGGCGCTGCTGCGCTCGCGCGGCATCGAGGTCGGGGCGCGGGTGGCGGTGATGCTGCCGAACGTGCCGGAGTTCGTGGTCCTGTACTACGGGATCCTGCGCGCCGGAGCCGTGGTGGTGCCGATGAATCCGTTGTTGAAAACCCGGGAAGTCGCCTACTACCTGCGAGATTCGGGTGCGGCCTTGCTGTTCGACTGGCCCGATGGTCCCGGCGAGGGAGCACAGGGCGCCGCCGCGACCGAGACTCCCGTGCTCGACGCCCGCGCATTGGAGCAACTGCTGACCCAGCTGCCGCCCTACCGGCAGGGCACCGCCGTCGACGCCGGCGAATTGGCGGTGATCCTCTACACCTCCGGTACGACCGGAACACCCAAGGGCGCCGCGCTGACCCATAGCGGGCTGGCGCACAACGCCGCGGTCTATTCCTCGACCGTGCAGGACATTCGCGCCGACGATGTCATCCTCGGCTGTCTCCCGCTGTTCCACACTTTCGGGCAGACCTGCGCCATGAACGCCGCGATCTGCTGCGGTGCCGCACTGACGCTGCTGCCTCGCTTCGACCCCGCGGCCGTCTTCGAGACGATCGCCCGCGACGAAGTGACGATGCTCGCCGGGGTGCCCACCATGTATTCCGCGCTGCTGCACCACCCCGGGGCCGACGCCGCGGAGGTGTCCTCGCTGCGCCGATGCGTCTCGGGCGGCGCCTCGCTGCCGGTGGAACTGCTGCGCGCCTTCGAAAAGACCTTCGGCTGCGCCATTTTCGAGGGGTACGGGTTGTCGGAGACCAGTCCCGTCGTCACGTTCAACCACACCGGGCGCGAACGCAAACCCGGCTCGATCGGAACGCCGATCCGCGGTGTCGATGTGCGGCTGGTCGACCTGGTCGACGGGGTCGGGGAGATCGCGGTGCGCGGGCCCAACGTGATGCACGGCTACTGGCGCCGGCCCGAGGACACTCGCGCGGCGATACCCGACGGCTGGTTCCGCACCGGCGACCTCGCCCGCCGGGATGCGGACGGCTACTTCTTCATCGTCGACCGCAAGAAGGACATGATCATCCGCGGCGGATACAACGTCTATCCACGCGAGTATGGCTCCTGGACGCCCTGCCGACCGGGCCCACCGGAAAAATCCTCAAACGCGCCATCACCCGACCCACAGGAGCTCCTGATGTCCACCTTCACCAGTAGTGACGGCACCGCCATTCACGTCCTGGAATGGCTGCCAACCGCGAGCGCTCGCGGCGTCGTCCAAATCGCGCACGGCATGGGCGAATACGCCGGGCGCTACACCCATCTCGCCGAACGCCTCGCCGCCCTCGGTTACGCCGTCTACGCCAACGACCATCGCGGGCACGGCCACAGCATCACCGGCACTCCCGGTGACCTCGGCGACAACGGCTGGAACCTGCTGGTCGAAGACATGGTGACGCTGACGACCCGCCTGCGCGCCCAGCACCCCGGCGTCCCGGTGATCCTGTTCGGCCACAGCCTCGGCTCGTTCGCCGTCCAGCAGTACCTGCTCGACCACTCGGACCTCGTCGACGACGTAGTCCTGTGCGGCACAACAGCTGTCGACGAACTCTTCGCCAACATCGTCGCTGCCGGCGGGGACCGGCTCGCCCTCTTCAACCGCGAGTTCGAACCGACCCGCACCACCGCCGACTGGTTGAGCCGCGATGAATCCCAGGTCGACGCTTACGAAGCCCACCCGTGGTGCGGCTTCGCCCTCGACCCCGCCAACATGGCGCTACTCGCCGCCACCGCCACTGAACGCCTAGCGAAACCCGAAGGCATCCGCACCGACCTTCCCGTCTACGTCATGGTCGGCAGCGCCGATCCCCTCAACGACGGTCTGCGCCTGAGCGACTTACAAGTCCAGCGCTACCGCGACGCGGGTCTGACCGATATCACCTACCGCGCCTACCCGGACGCCCGCCACGAAATCCTCAACGAAATCAATCGCGAGGAAGTCGAGAACGACCTCATCATGTGGATCACCCGCCGCACCGGCCAAAGGTAAAGCGCCGGAGTGGCACCGGGTCGCGGCGCACGAGTAGTACCGCCACCCGGCTCCCAATTCCGGTGTCCCCACGCGTGGTTCAAGTTCATCACATGAATTGTGGCGTTGCCGACCGTGTCCCGATGAATTCAGCTAGCTTGCTTGCTATGGGATCACGTTTGGGTTTCGCACTGGCAGTTTCTGTTGCGTCGCTGGGCGGCCTGGTCGCCGGGTCGACTCCGGCGGCGGCTTCGGTGTCGCCGCCGGTGGTGATGTGCGAATTCACGCCGACCCCAGACAATCCCGCGGCGCGGCCGGTGTCGCCACCGCTGCCGGTCGCACCGACGCTCGGCACCATGGATGTCACCTTCCACTTCAACTATGGGCCGGTGACCATCCGGCTGAACCGCGCCGGAGCCGCACCCTGCGCCGTGCAGAACATGGCAAGTCTTGTGCTGCAACGCTTTTACGACAACAGCGAATGCTGGCGGCTCACCGACAGCGCGCGACTCGGAGTCCTGCAATGCGGTGACATCTACGAGGTCGAGAAGGGCGGACCGGGCTACAAATTCCCGGACGAGGTCAACGGCACCGAAACCTACGGGCGCGGCACCGTGGCGATGGGCAACCAGGGCCCGGGCACGAATGGCAGCGAATTCTTCATCGTCCACTCCTTCGCCAACATTCCGGCGAACTATTCCGTCCTCGGTCAGGTGGTGCGCGGCATGGACGCGCTGGACCGCATGGTCGCCGCCGGGATCACGCCGAGCGAACGCGGCCCGCGCGACGGATTGCCCGCCCAACCTGTGACGATCACCGGCGCCACCTTCTGACAGCTACTACCCAGGTACCGGTGGCCGATGCTCGGGTGAGTCGTTAAGCTCTAGCCCCGGCCGACCGAGGATCAGAGCATGCACGACAGCGACCTGCACGAGAATGACCTGCACGACCCCGCGCACACCTGTGCGCTGTGCGACGCGACCCGCGCGCAGGACCCCGGCACGAGTGCCAATGTGCGCGAGGTCATTCTGCGCAACGTCCGCCGCTGGGGTGTCCATTTGCAGGGCGTGTTCGACCCAGAAGGCACGAAGGTCGACTTCGTCTACACCGTCGGACTGTGGCATGCCCACCGGCATCCGGAGCTCATCGTCTTCGGCATGCGCCACGAATCCGCCTACGGGATCCTCAATTATGTGCACGGCCTCATCGACGCCGGGCAAACCTTCGAGGACGGGCTGCGCAGCCCGGACGTGCTCGACGGGTTCGACGCGGAGTTCCGCGCCGTGGATCCGGGCTGGTTTACCGAGTACGTAGGCCAGGCCCGAGACTTCTACGGCGACTGGGACTTTCCGCTGGTGCAGCTCATCTGGCCGGACGGTCGAGGACAGTTCCCGTGGGACCCGGAGGCACCCGACTGGTTGACCGAAAAGCAACCGGCGTTGTGGACACCGCCGACCCTGGATGGCGGTCCGCAAAGCGCTCGTCACTGACCGCGGGCGGCGATCGAGCTGATCAAACTGTCGATATAGGACCTGAACAGCCCTGACATATCGACGGATTCGGGGTCCAGGAGCCATTGCAGCTGGAGGCCGTCCATCATGGCGACGACCTGGCGGGCGATGGCGTGGGTATCTACCCCGGAGCGGATGGTGCCGTCGGCGATTCCGGCCGAAAGAGCCTGGGAGAGATCGGCTTCCAGGGTGCGGTAGCGGGCGGTGGCCCAGGGGTGGGCGGGGTGGTCGTCGGTGACGGATTCGCCGGTGACAACGGTGAAGAGTTGGACCAGGCCCGGGACGTGGGTGTTGTGGTCGACGAGGCGCGCCAGCCGGTGCAGGGCGTCGAGGCCGCGCGGGGGGTCGCTCCATTCGAGGCGTTGGGCGTCGATGCGGTCGCGGTAATCCAGGACGGCGGCGAGTAACGCGGCCTTGGTCGGGAAGTGGTGCAAGAGGCCGGGTTGGGAGAGCCCGCAGAGGGCGGCGATGTCGGCGATGGAGGAGCCGTGGAAACCGTTCTCGGCGAAGGATTTCAGCGCGACATCGAGGATCAGTTCGCGGCGGGCCGCGCCGCGGGGACTGCGTTGACGTTCCGCCATGAGGCTCCTTTCCGATCGTCCACGGCCGAGAGTAGTAGCCAGGAGTACCACTAGCGGCCGCGCCACACCCAATATCTCGAATCTATAACATTCCCGAGTGATCACTCGGTTTGCAGTGAATGCGCTGGCAGACTCGGGATCAGTACGCCGCGGTACCCGGAAGGATCTTCATGAGCCAGCACAGCACCGACATCGCTCCGATCACTCTCGACGGTGGTTACGGAGCCCTGGCCGCCTGGGAGGTCGTACCGCCGCCGGGTGTGCGACTGCGCGGGACCGCGGTGCTGGTGCCCGGGTTCACCGGATCCAAGGAAGATTTCGAAGCTCTGCTCCCCTTGCTGGCGGAATCTGGCTACCGGGCTGTCGCCTACGACCAGCGCGGTCAGTGGCAGTCGGACGGCCCCGATCAGGTCGAGGGCTACAGCATGGACGACTTCTCCGGCGACCTGCTGAAGGTCATCGGGCAGGTGGCAGGCGACGAGCCGGTACACCTGGTGGGCCACTCCTTCGGCGGCTATGTCGGCCGGGTCGCGGTGGTCGCGCGACCGGAGAAGTTCCGCAGTTTCACGCTGCTGGCCTCGGGCCCCTCCTCGGTGGAGGACATCAACTTTCCGCCGCCGAGCCTGGTCGCGCAGGCGGTCGAGGCGGGCGGTCAGGAGTTCATCTGGCAGCAGATGAGCACCGCCATGTTCGCGGCCGGACACACCCCGGCGCCCGAGCGGCTCGACTTCCTGCACAACCGGATCCTGGCCACCAAGAAGGCCAACATTCTCGGGATTCTCCAGGTGATGGAGGTGCCCCCATTGGCCGATCCGGCGCAGCTGCGCGCCGCCGGGGTGCCGCTGCTCGTGGCCTACGGCGACACCAACGATCTGTGGGCCCCCGAAGTGCACGAGCGGTTCGCCGAACAGCTGGGCGCGCGCCGGGTGCGCTACCCCGGTGTCGGCCACCTGCCGAACGAGGACGTGCCCCAGCAGGTGTGCGCGGATCTCGTGGAGTTCTGGACCGCATCAGTAGCCTGATATTTGCCATTCATCTCGAGACGGGACATCAGCATGGACGACCGCATCGAAGAACTACTCGCGAAGCTCGATCTGCCCGGCAAGCTGCGGCTGATCTCCGGAGCCGGGATGTTCCGGCTCGCGGGCGATCCAGCGATCGGGCTGGCCGAGATGCCGGTGTCGGACGGTCCGTCCGGGGTGCGCGGCGAGCACTGGGACGAACGGGACCCCTCGGTGAGCCTCCCGTCCGGGACCGCGGTGGCGGCGAGCTGGAATCCGGAACTGCTCGGCGAGATCGGCGCGCTCATCGCGCACGAGGCGCGGCGCAAAGGCGTGTACGCCGTGCTCGGGCCGACCATCAACCTGCACCGATCTCCGCTCGGCGGAAGGCATTTCGAATGCTTCTCCGAAGATCCGGTGCTGACGGCGGAGATGTCGGCCGCGTATGTCGAAGCGGTGCAGGCACATGGGGTGAGCGCGTGCCCGAAACATTACGTGGCCAACGACTCCGAGACCGACCGCTTCACCGTCGACGTGCAGGCCGGCGATCGCACCCTGCGTGAGCTGTACCTGTATCCGTTCGAGCGGAGTGTGCAGGCCGGTGCGTGGATGGTCATGGACGCCTACAACTCGGTCAACGGGATCACCATGACCGAGAACCAGCTGCTCGACGAACCACTCAAGGGCAGTTGGGGTTTCGACGGTGTGGTGGTGTCGGACTGGACCGCGGTGCGGTCGACCTCCGGCGCGGCACAGGGCACCGATCTCGCGATGCCGGGGCCGCCGATGCTGTGGGGCGCGCCGCTGGAAGAAGCCGTGCGCAGGGGCGAGGTGCCCGAATCGGCGATCGACGAGAAGGTCCGCCGCATCCTGCGTTTCGCGATGCGGGTCGGCGCGCTCGACGGAGAACCCACGCCCGCACCGGAATTCAGCGAGCAGGACGCGCGGGAACTCGTGCGCCGGGCCGCGGCCGAGGGAATGGTGCTGGTACACAACGACGGTGTGCTGCCGTTGCGGCCGGACACGAAGGTCGCCTTGCTCGGGCCGAATGCCGCGCTGCCGCGGTTCATGGGTGGCGGCAGCGCCACCGTCATCCCTACCCACACCTCCACTCCCCTGGAAGGTCTGGAAGCTGTTCTGCCCGTGACGCATACACCGGGCGTGCGCCTGGAAGAGAAGCTCATCCCGGTGCCGATGGAACTGGTGACCGACCCGGAAACCGGGACCCCGGGCCTGTCCCTGCGCTATCTGAACGACGGCACGGTGATCGACACCCAGCACCGGACCGCGGGCAATCTCATGTTGTTCGGCGACAAGAAGGCCGCCGAGGCGAGCACCATCGAAATCCGCGCCCGGCTGCGCGCGGATGTCGCGGGGGACTGGCAGATCGGCGTCGGCACCCTCGGCCAGGCCAGTCTCGAGCTCGACGGCGAACAGGTGCTGGCGGAGACGATCACCTTCGAGGGCACCGACCCGGTCGGCGCGATCCTGTACCCGCCGCAGCGCTCGGTCACCCGCACGCTTGCCGAAGGGCAAGAGGTCGACGTCCGCATCACGGTCACCACCCCGCCGGCGATTCCGGGTCTCGGGGTCATCCTCGGGCTCACCTTCGGCGTCACCCGCCCGCAGCGTTCCGCGGACGAAGAGTTCGCCGCCGCAGTCGAATTGGCGCGCAACTCCGATGTCGCGGTGATCGTGGTCGGCACCACCGAGCAGATCGAATCCGAAGGGTTCGACCGTACGGATCTGCGGCTGCCCGGCCGCCAAGACGAGTTGGTCGCGGCCGTCGCCGCCGTGAATCCGCGCACGATCGTAGTGGTGAATTCCGGTGCGCCGGTGGAGTTGCCATGGCGTGACGAGGTGGCCGCAGTGCTGCTGTCCTGGTTTCCCGGACAGGAGTTCGGTGCGGCGCTGGCCGAGGTACTCACCGGCGCGACCGAACCCGGCGGCCGCCTGCCCACCACCTGGCCGAAGACCATCGACGACGTGCCGGTCCTGAACACCACACCCGATGCCGCGGGCGCGCTCCCCTACTCCGAAGGCATTCACATCGGATACCGCGCATGGCTGAAAAACGATGTGGTACCGGCCTATCCGTTCGGGCACGGTCTCGGCTACACCAGCTGGACACTGAGCGATCTCACCGTCTCCGGCCGCACCGCCACCGTCACCGTCACCAACACCGGTGACCGCGCGGGCAAACAGGTCGTACAGGCCTACCTGTCCCGCGAGCAGAGCGCCGTCGACCGCCCGGTGCGCTGGCTCGCCGGATTCGCCGGCGCCACAGTCGAACCCGGCGAATCCCGCACGGTCACCATCGAATTACCGCAGCGCGCCTTCGAACACTGGACCGGCGCGGGCTGGGTCACCGAGCCCGGCTCGTTCACCCTGCACGTCGGCACCTCGGTGGCCGCGCTCCCGCTGACCGCCGAAATCGCCTGAGCCCGCTACAAGGTGACTCGCTGGTCCGGCGGCAGCCACATCTTGTCACCTTCCACGACCCCGAAGGTCTCGTAGAAGTCGGCAAGATTGCGCACCGTCTGGTTGCACCGGAACTCGGCGGGTGAATGCGGATCGCTGGCCAGCTGCGCTTCCAGGGCCTGGGTCGTGGTCTTGGTTCGCCAAGTGCGGCCCCAGGATTCGAAGACCGAGCGCAAGGCCGGATCGGAGCCATCCCGCCCCGCGGCCAAACGGACAGCGGCCAAGGCGATCTGCAAGCCGTGCAGGTCGGCGAGGTTCTCGCCCACGGTGAGCGCGCCGTTCACGTGCTGGCTCGGGGACAGGCCGGTCGGCACGAGCGCGTCGTACTGTTCGATGAGCTGCTTGGTTTTCGCGTCGAAGGCGGCGCGATCCTCCGGCGTCCACCAATCGTGCAGGTTCCCGTCGCCGTCGTAGCGAAAGCCCTGATCGTCGAACCCGTGTCCGATCTCGTGGCCGATCACCGCGCCGCCGGCGCCGTAGTTCACCGCCGGTGCGGCGTCCTTGTCGAAGAACGGCGGCTGCAGAATCGCTGCGGGGAACACGATTTCGTTGGCGTTCGGATTGTAGTAGGCGTTCACCGTCTGCGGCGGCATCTCCCACTCGGCTTTGTCGACCGGCCTGCCGAGCCGGTCGAACATTCGCCTCTCACGGAAAGTGGTTGCGGCGCGCAGGGATTCGATCAGCTTGCCGCGAGTGATCGTCAAAGCCGAATAGTCCGGCCACTTGTCGGGGTACCCGAGTTTGGTGGTGATCTTGTTCAGCTTCACCACGGCGGCGGCCCGGGTGGCCGGCGACATCCACGTCGAGTTCTCGAAATCGGCGCGGTAGGCCGCCAGCAGATCGCTCACCATGTCCTGCACCCGCTGCTTGGCCTCGGCCGGGAAATAGCTGGCCACGTACACTTTTCCGAGCTGGTCACCGAGGTACTCGTTGACCGCTCCGAGCGCGGTCTTCCACCGTTCCGGCTGCTGCTGCAGACCCTCCATCACCGTGCCCCAGAAGTCGAAGCGGGCATCGGCGATCTCGGCCGGCAGGTACTGCGCGAAGGTGCGCACCAGTCCGAGCTTCAAATAGTCACGCCACGAGGCGATGTCGACGTCCTGCCAGAGTTGCGCGGCGCCGGTCGCGAACGACGGTTCGCGCACGACCACCTGTGCGAACAGGTCCTTGGGCCGGTCGGTACGACCTGACAGCCACCGGTCCCATTCGAAACCCGGTGCGGTCCGGGTGAATTCGGTCCAGCTGCTCGGGTTGTAGGTGGCGTTCGGGTCGCGCTCGCGCACGTCGTCCCAGAACAGCGCGGCGATACGGGTTTCCAGATCCAGCACGCGGTGCGCCAACGGGATCGGGTCGGTGAAACCGGCTCCGGTGGAGATGCGTTCGAGGAACGTGCGATAGGCGGCGAGCTTTTCGGCGGCCTCGGGTTCGCGGTAGTACTCCTCGTCGAGTCCGATCCCGGACTGCGCGATCGTAGGCACGTAGGCGGCGGAGTTCTTCGGGTCGGGAGCGACTTCCAGCCCGATCAGCCCGTCCATCGGCAGCGCGCCCATCACCTCGGCCAGATCGGCTTTCGACCCGGCGGCGTCGATGCGAGCGAACAAGTCCGTCAGCGGCGTCAGGCCCTGCTCATCGATGGCGCGGGTGTCCATGACGGCGTCGTAGAGGTCGCGCACCTGCTGACCCTCGGTGCCCGCCTTCGGGTTTCGAATATCGTCGATCAGGTCGCGCAGCTGATT of the Nocardia sp. XZ_19_385 genome contains:
- a CDS encoding alpha/beta fold hydrolase, giving the protein MSQHSTDIAPITLDGGYGALAAWEVVPPPGVRLRGTAVLVPGFTGSKEDFEALLPLLAESGYRAVAYDQRGQWQSDGPDQVEGYSMDDFSGDLLKVIGQVAGDEPVHLVGHSFGGYVGRVAVVARPEKFRSFTLLASGPSSVEDINFPPPSLVAQAVEAGGQEFIWQQMSTAMFAAGHTPAPERLDFLHNRILATKKANILGILQVMEVPPLADPAQLRAAGVPLLVAYGDTNDLWAPEVHERFAEQLGARRVRYPGVGHLPNEDVPQQVCADLVEFWTASVA
- a CDS encoding glycoside hydrolase family 3 protein, yielding MDDRIEELLAKLDLPGKLRLISGAGMFRLAGDPAIGLAEMPVSDGPSGVRGEHWDERDPSVSLPSGTAVAASWNPELLGEIGALIAHEARRKGVYAVLGPTINLHRSPLGGRHFECFSEDPVLTAEMSAAYVEAVQAHGVSACPKHYVANDSETDRFTVDVQAGDRTLRELYLYPFERSVQAGAWMVMDAYNSVNGITMTENQLLDEPLKGSWGFDGVVVSDWTAVRSTSGAAQGTDLAMPGPPMLWGAPLEEAVRRGEVPESAIDEKVRRILRFAMRVGALDGEPTPAPEFSEQDARELVRRAAAEGMVLVHNDGVLPLRPDTKVALLGPNAALPRFMGGGSATVIPTHTSTPLEGLEAVLPVTHTPGVRLEEKLIPVPMELVTDPETGTPGLSLRYLNDGTVIDTQHRTAGNLMLFGDKKAAEASTIEIRARLRADVAGDWQIGVGTLGQASLELDGEQVLAETITFEGTDPVGAILYPPQRSVTRTLAEGQEVDVRITVTTPPAIPGLGVILGLTFGVTRPQRSADEEFAAAVELARNSDVAVIVVGTTEQIESEGFDRTDLRLPGRQDELVAAVAAVNPRTIVVVNSGAPVELPWRDEVAAVLLSWFPGQEFGAALAEVLTGATEPGGRLPTTWPKTIDDVPVLNTTPDAAGALPYSEGIHIGYRAWLKNDVVPAYPFGHGLGYTSWTLSDLTVSGRTATVTVTNTGDRAGKQVVQAYLSREQSAVDRPVRWLAGFAGATVEPGESRTVTIELPQRAFEHWTGAGWVTEPGSFTLHVGTSVAALPLTAEIA
- a CDS encoding M13 family metallopeptidase — its product is MNTSGRLSDLDRRSFLIGLGLLPALAACERTQAPKRLAAPDMAGSDPRVEPQDDLYRYVNGRWLDDYQLPPDKVSFGTFAEVSDRTENQLRDLIDDIRNPKAGTEGQQVRDLYDAVMDTRAIDEQGLTPLTDLFARIDAAGSKADLAEVMGALPMDGLIGLEVAPDPKNSAAYVPTIAQSGIGLDEEYYREPEAAEKLAAYRTFLERISTGAGFTDPIPLAHRVLDLETRIAALFWDDVRERDPNATYNPSSWTEFTRTAPGFEWDRWLSGRTDRPKDLFAQVVVREPSFATGAAQLWQDVDIASWRDYLKLGLVRTFAQYLPAEIADARFDFWGTVMEGLQQQPERWKTALGAVNEYLGDQLGKVYVASYFPAEAKQRVQDMVSDLLAAYRADFENSTWMSPATRAAAVVKLNKITTKLGYPDKWPDYSALTITRGKLIESLRAATTFRERRMFDRLGRPVDKAEWEMPPQTVNAYYNPNANEIVFPAAILQPPFFDKDAAPAVNYGAGGAVIGHEIGHGFDDQGFRYDGDGNLHDWWTPEDRAAFDAKTKQLIEQYDALVPTGLSPSQHVNGALTVGENLADLHGLQIALAAVRLAAGRDGSDPALRSVFESWGRTWRTKTTTQALEAQLASDPHSPAEFRCNQTVRNLADFYETFGVVEGDKMWLPPDQRVTL